One stretch of Chloroflexota bacterium DNA includes these proteins:
- the prmA gene encoding 50S ribosomal protein L11 methyltransferase, protein MRWLALSVEADVEAVEAVSEIFGRLGQGSAVEPLELVAQGADEQALRPDPAAGYRVTVWIPDDGEAPDAIDRTRKALWHLRAFDLRPMSQLSVTTTDDAAWATAWRDGYEPIRSGRLTIVPSWLEPPKGSDLVIRLDPGMAFGTGLHPTTRACLELLQTVEPMPTAVLDVGTGSGILALAALRLGASRAVGYDTDELAVEASTANARANGVSDRFAAHHGTLPELAAELFALVVANLVAVVLVELAPRLAAHTAPGGTLIASGIIESRSDEVEAALTAAGYAVVDWITEGDWVTVRLVRTP, encoded by the coding sequence ATGCGCTGGCTGGCCCTTAGCGTGGAGGCCGACGTCGAGGCCGTGGAGGCCGTCAGCGAGATCTTCGGCCGTCTCGGCCAGGGAAGCGCGGTGGAGCCCCTTGAGCTTGTGGCCCAGGGCGCCGATGAGCAGGCATTGCGCCCCGACCCGGCGGCCGGGTACCGGGTGACGGTCTGGATCCCCGACGATGGGGAGGCCCCGGACGCGATCGACCGCACCCGGAAGGCCCTCTGGCACCTGCGCGCCTTCGACCTGAGGCCGATGAGCCAGCTATCGGTCACGACGACCGACGACGCCGCCTGGGCGACCGCGTGGCGCGACGGCTATGAGCCGATTCGGAGCGGCCGGCTGACCATCGTCCCGTCGTGGCTGGAACCCCCGAAGGGCTCCGACCTCGTCATTCGGTTGGATCCGGGGATGGCCTTCGGGACCGGGTTGCACCCGACGACTAGGGCGTGCCTCGAGCTTCTCCAGACCGTTGAGCCGATGCCGACGGCGGTGCTCGACGTGGGGACCGGGTCGGGCATCCTGGCCCTGGCCGCCCTCCGGCTGGGCGCCTCGCGGGCCGTCGGATACGACACCGATGAGCTCGCGGTCGAGGCGAGCACAGCGAATGCCCGGGCGAACGGTGTGAGCGACCGGTTCGCGGCCCACCACGGAACACTGCCCGAGCTGGCGGCCGAGTTGTTCGCCCTGGTGGTCGCCAACCTCGTCGCTGTGGTGCTCGTCGAGCTCGCCCCTCGGCTCGCAGCCCACACCGCGCCGGGTGGGACGCTGATCGCGTCAGGGATCATCGAGAGCCGTTCTGATGAGGTGGAGGCCGCGCTCACGGCCGCCGGGTACGCGGTCGTGGACTGGATCACGGAAGGGGATTGGGTGACCGTCCGCCTCGTGCGGACGCCATGA
- a CDS encoding histidine triad nucleotide-binding protein yields the protein MPDRDPTYDAECLFCRIAAGEIPSDRVHEDDQVVVFRDINPVAPTHLLAISRRHIPSADDLTDADGELLAALYSALRRVAADARLRGYRVVTNVGPESGQSVFHLHFHLLGGRPMSWPPG from the coding sequence GTGCCCGACCGCGACCCCACCTACGACGCCGAGTGCCTGTTCTGCCGGATCGCGGCCGGAGAGATCCCGTCTGACCGGGTCCACGAGGACGACCAGGTGGTCGTGTTTCGCGACATCAACCCGGTTGCACCCACCCACCTGCTGGCCATCTCGCGCCGTCATATCCCATCCGCCGACGACCTGACCGATGCGGATGGCGAGCTGCTGGCCGCCTTGTACAGCGCGCTGCGAAGGGTCGCGGCCGACGCCAGGCTGCGGGGGTATCGGGTCGTCACCAACGTCGGGCCCGAGTCTGGCCAGAGCGTCTTCCATCTCCACTTCCACCTGTTGGGTGGACGTCCGATGTCTTGGCCACCCGGTTGA
- a CDS encoding RsmE family RNA methyltransferase, which translates to MTTHRFFVEHATAAGERLAVPDAIAHQVTHVLRLRDGDEIVLLEGDGLEVRCRLAGAWLDVVSRAPALGEPRHRLIVAQALLKGDHLEPVVRHGTEVGISRFELFVSGRCVVREISGARLTRLRAMAREAAEQSERGIVPEVVAPVALAAVIGPGSVLLFERTDGLRLSEVPAPERLIIGPEGGFTSDEVAAAEGAGATVAGLGPRILRSESVAVAAAAVVLSRTGDFA; encoded by the coding sequence ATGACCACGCATCGGTTCTTTGTTGAGCACGCGACAGCCGCCGGTGAGCGTCTCGCGGTTCCGGATGCCATCGCGCACCAGGTCACGCACGTGCTCCGCCTGCGGGATGGCGACGAGATCGTGCTCCTCGAGGGAGACGGGCTGGAGGTCCGCTGCCGCCTGGCCGGCGCCTGGCTGGACGTCGTGTCGCGTGCCCCGGCCCTCGGGGAGCCGCGCCATCGGCTGATTGTGGCGCAGGCACTGCTCAAGGGGGATCATCTGGAGCCCGTGGTCCGCCACGGAACCGAGGTGGGTATCTCCCGGTTCGAGCTGTTCGTGTCGGGCCGGTGCGTCGTCCGCGAAATCTCGGGCGCGCGCCTGACGCGCCTGCGCGCGATGGCCCGCGAAGCGGCCGAGCAATCCGAGCGTGGCATCGTCCCCGAGGTCGTGGCCCCGGTGGCGCTGGCCGCCGTCATCGGTCCCGGATCCGTCCTGTTGTTCGAACGCACGGATGGTCTGCGCCTGTCGGAGGTGCCGGCTCCCGAGCGCCTGATCATCGGTCCCGAAGGGGGATTCACCTCGGACGAGGTGGCCGCCGCGGAAGGGGCGGGAGCGACGGTCGCCGGACTGGGGCCACGCATCCTGCGCAGCGAATCGGTGGCCGTGGCAGCGGCCGCCGTGGTCTTGTCGCGGACGGGGGACTTCGCCTAG
- a CDS encoding non-heme iron oxygenase ferredoxin subunit: MSQLRRIRNLAQAILRRSSPERAQPGALVTPVTVGKVGTVPLRGLAKFEAAGHEIAVANIDGRYYAVSDICTHFRCSLSEGELDGPILTCICHGSRFDVSTGEVQRGPAKRPVQVYTVRVQGDDLVVDVPSAS, from the coding sequence ATGAGCCAGTTGCGCCGGATTAGGAACCTCGCCCAAGCCATCCTCCGACGCTCGTCCCCGGAGCGAGCCCAGCCTGGCGCTCTTGTCACGCCCGTGACCGTCGGGAAGGTCGGCACCGTCCCGCTGCGGGGGTTGGCCAAGTTCGAGGCAGCCGGTCACGAGATCGCAGTCGCGAACATCGACGGCCGCTACTACGCGGTTAGCGACATCTGCACGCACTTTCGTTGCTCGCTCTCCGAAGGCGAGCTCGACGGCCCCATTCTCACCTGCATCTGCCATGGCAGCCGCTTCGACGTCTCGACGGGGGAGGTCCAGCGTGGGCCAGCCAAGCGGCCCGTCCAGGTTTACACGGTGAGGGTGCAAGGCGATGACCTGGTGGTCGACGTCCCCTCGGCGAGCTGA
- the dnaJ gene encoding molecular chaperone DnaJ has translation MAVKRDYYDILGVERDASEGDIKRAFRRAAQKQHPDVDASSGSEERFKELNEAYRVLSDRQRRAAYDMFGHAGVDGSSATGEPFGGGFGPFGDIFDAFFGGAPAGTRRRQRVVAGSDLRYDLTITLAEALTGISREIRFPTLVRCPTCDGSGAEPGSEPERCPDCNGTGERRRVSQTILGQMVNITACPRCGGEGRVVSTPCHTCKGDGRLREERRLQVSIPPGIESGQRIAIESQGEAGPRGGPAGDLYVMVTVREDPDLVRRGTELYTEVAVTFTQAALGAKLPVRTVEGSEEVEIPAGIQSGEEIRLRGRGLPRLRGAGRGDLHVIATVVVPAKLTKRERELLKQLGDVSGPAVLPKSGPSLGDRLRDLFG, from the coding sequence ATGGCCGTCAAGCGCGACTACTACGACATCCTGGGCGTCGAGCGCGACGCGTCCGAGGGGGACATCAAGCGCGCCTTTCGCCGCGCCGCGCAGAAGCAGCACCCCGACGTGGATGCCAGCTCCGGCTCTGAGGAGCGGTTCAAGGAGCTGAACGAGGCGTATCGGGTCCTGTCGGATCGGCAGCGACGCGCGGCGTACGACATGTTCGGCCACGCCGGCGTGGATGGGTCGAGCGCCACCGGGGAGCCGTTCGGCGGCGGGTTCGGGCCCTTCGGCGACATCTTCGACGCGTTCTTCGGCGGCGCGCCGGCTGGGACGCGAAGGCGCCAGCGGGTGGTAGCCGGTTCCGACCTGCGCTACGACCTGACCATCACGCTGGCCGAAGCGCTGACCGGGATCAGCCGCGAAATTCGCTTCCCAACCCTGGTGCGGTGCCCGACCTGTGACGGCAGCGGCGCCGAGCCGGGAAGTGAGCCGGAGCGCTGTCCGGACTGCAACGGCACCGGGGAGCGGCGCCGGGTCAGCCAGACGATCCTGGGCCAGATGGTGAACATCACCGCTTGCCCGCGTTGCGGTGGCGAAGGTCGCGTCGTCTCCACTCCGTGCCACACGTGCAAGGGCGACGGCCGTCTGCGCGAGGAACGGCGGCTCCAGGTCAGCATCCCGCCGGGGATTGAAAGCGGACAACGGATCGCGATCGAGAGTCAGGGTGAGGCCGGTCCGCGGGGAGGCCCTGCCGGCGACCTGTACGTGATGGTCACCGTCCGCGAGGACCCGGACCTGGTCCGGCGAGGGACCGAGCTGTACACCGAGGTGGCCGTCACCTTCACCCAGGCCGCGCTGGGGGCCAAGTTGCCGGTCCGCACGGTGGAGGGCAGCGAGGAGGTCGAGATCCCGGCCGGGATCCAGAGCGGGGAAGAGATCAGGCTTCGCGGCCGCGGCCTGCCACGCCTGCGCGGGGCGGGGCGCGGCGATCTCCACGTCATCGCCACTGTCGTCGTGCCGGCCAAGCTGACCAAGCGCGAGCGCGAGCTGCTCAAGCAGCTGGGCGATGTCAGCGGCCCGGCCGTCCTGCCCAAGAGCGGTCCCTCGTTGGGCGATCGGTTGCGCGATCTCTTCGGCTAG